A genomic segment from Ruegeria sp. TM1040 encodes:
- a CDS encoding carboxymuconolactone decarboxylase family protein yields MTQRLDQFAAAGDLFKPMMQQEELLKTSGLEFSLIELVKLRASQINACAFCIHMHTHDARNAGESEDRMHLLPAWRESTLYTPRERAALAWTEALTLVADTAAPDADYELVAKAFSPREQVALTLLIGAINAWNRIAIGFRTPHPAAKEASAA; encoded by the coding sequence ATGACACAACGTCTCGACCAATTCGCCGCCGCTGGCGATCTCTTCAAGCCGATGATGCAGCAAGAAGAGCTGCTGAAGACCTCGGGCCTCGAGTTCAGCCTGATCGAGCTGGTGAAACTGCGCGCCTCGCAAATCAACGCGTGCGCGTTCTGCATCCACATGCACACCCATGACGCGCGCAACGCGGGTGAGAGCGAGGACCGGATGCATCTGTTGCCTGCATGGCGTGAAAGCACGCTCTATACCCCTCGCGAACGCGCAGCCTTGGCCTGGACCGAGGCACTAACTCTGGTTGCCGATACGGCCGCCCCTGACGCCGACTATGAACTGGTCGCCAAGGCGTTCAGCCCCCGCGAGCAGGTCGCACTGACGCTCTTGATTGGGGCGATCAATGCCTGGAACCGCATTGCAATTGGTTTTCGCACCCCCCACCCTGCCGCCAAGGAGGCCTCTGCTGCGTGA